From Sphingobacteriales bacterium:
ACGATGAATTAGTAGTTGATGCAGGTCTTGACATTACCACTTGCCCCGGGCAAGCAGTTCAACTTTTAGTAACACCCGGAGGTGCTACCAAATACGAATGGAGCGACCCAACAATAACACAAAATGCTTTTCCACAAGTAGCGCCTTTAACCACAACCACCTATATTGTTACTGTTACTGATGCCAACGGTTGTGTAGGAAGCGACGAAATTACTGTTTTTGTTGTTGACGATTTACAGGTCTCAGCCGGCGATGATGTTAGCATTTGTCCGGATGAAACAGTGCAACTGCACGTATCGCCTGCCGATGCCGCTACTTATGCGTGGAGCGATGCCAGCATTGAACAATCGGCCAACCCCTCTGTTAGCCCAAGTCAAACAACTACCTATACCGTAACCGTTACCGATGCCAATGGCTGTTTTGGCTCGGCCTCCGTTACCGTAGAAGTTATACCTGTTTCAGACCCCGGCACCATGCCCGATGCCCAATTTGTTTGCGATGGTGCAAGCCTTTCAATTGCCAGTGTTAATCCCGTTATTGCCGAAGGACAAGGGCTGACCTATGTGATGCACACTGCTTCGGGCAATAGTTTGGGCACCGTTTTAGCTATTAATCCGGATGGTAATTTTGATATTACCTCGGCGCCCGGCTTACAAGTAAACACAATTTATTATATATCGGCAGTAGCTGGGCCTTTAAATACCAATGGCAATGTTGATTTTGGCAGCCCTTGTACCCGCGTAGCTCCCGGAACCCAGTGGTGTTTTTTACTGCCAATTAAATTAACCGTTAAAGACTACTGCGACAATGTTAGCACCTTATTTACCCTACAAGTATCGGTTAGCGGTGGCTTGCCCGCCTACGACCCCGCTAACGAAGTGTATAATATTACCGGCGAGTATATGGGTGCCCTCCAATACAACGAAAACGTTACCTTAGGCCCTTCGACAACGCCATTACTTACGTGCTAACCGCCACCGATGCCGCCGGTTGCTTAGGTGTTGACTCGCGGTTTGTTGAGTGCTTAAAAGGTCCGGCAGGTATTGAGTTGGCTGCATTTTATGCCCAAATTCAACCCAATAGCACCGAGCTAATTTGGCAAACAGCTACCCAAACAAATAGCCAATATTTTGTAATTGAAAGCAGCACAGACGGATTTACCTATACAGAGGTTTGTACCGAGCCAGCAGCGGGCAACAGCAACATAATACAAGATTACCAGTGCAGTCACTCAAACCCTGCATCGGATTAACCTATTACCGCCTAACCGAAATTGATGCCAATAATCAAAAAACAATACAAGGCGTAATTAGTGTTATGCGCAGTAAGGCCCAACAAAACAGTTTAGCTATTTCTCAAGTTTCTACCGATGCCAACCAGCAAAACCTTACTTTGTATTTGCAAAAACCCAATGCCAATACGCTTGCAAATATTCAAATATTAAGCACACAGGGGCAAATAGTACAAACAGGGCAAACCCACCACGCTGTTTGGCAAACCGATATTGCGCATCTTCCATCGGGATTGTATTTGTTGATTGCCGAGGTTAATGGTGAAGTAGTGACCAAAAAGATAGTAATAAACAGGTAGATAGCCTATTTACGGCATATTGTTCTTTCCGGATGGCAATTGAAATTAAAAACAATAATCCGGATAGAAACAGAACAAATCCTCTTCATTTTTTAATGGAGGGGATTTGTCTTTAAAACATGTCTGTCTAAATCTATTAGCCTAAGTAACAAAATGAAACTAAATTTACCTTTTTTAAGTTAATACATAAGACAATCCATTTATTTTCTGAGTAAAGAAAAAATTACTTTCAAAAAAGAAATGTTTGGTGTAATTTTCACATATAATAAAAAATAATATCCGGAGAACCTAATTAGTACTATCTATATTAACATAATTTTTTTTACACATGGATCTTTATTTTCTCCCTTTCATTTCGTTTATTGCCTTAATATTGCTATTTGGCAGTTTTTTTGTAGTTCGGCAACAATCAACAGGTATTATTGAGCGTTTTGGAAAATTTATGCGCACTGCTTCGCCCGGGCTTAATTTAAAATTACCTATTATCGACAAAGTAGTGCATAAAATTAATATGCGGGTGCAACAATTAGATGTTGTTGTAGAAACCAAAACTTTAGATGATGTCTTTGTGGACGTTAAAGTATCGGTACAGTACCAAGTAATGCCCGACAAAGTGTTTGAAGCGTATTACAAACTATCGAACATCCACGACCAAATTAGTGCTTACGTTTTTGACGTAGTACGTGCGCGAGTGCCGCAACTTAAGCTTGACGATGTTTTTTCAAAAAAGGAAGATATCGCTGTAGCCGTAAAACACGAATTACACGATACGATGGACGATTTTGGCTACGATATTTTAAAGGCCTTAGTTACAGATATTGACCCCGATGAAATGGTAAAACATGCCATGAACGAAATTAATGCTTCGACCCGTTTGCGTATGGCCGCCGCCGAAAAGGGTGAAGCTGACCGAATTTTAAAAGTAAAAGCCGCCGAGGCCGATGCCCAAAGTAAAGCGCTTGAAGGCAAAGGTATTGCCGACCAACGCCGTGCCATTGTTGAGGGCTTGCACTCGTCTGTAACAGAGTTTCAGCGCTCGTTAGAGGGGGCAACCGCGCAAGATGTGATGACGATTGTTCTTTTATCTCAATATTTTGATACCATGAAAGAAATTGCCGCCCGCGCAAACTCAAATACTATTATGATGCCTAATAATCCATCCGGATTATCTTCACTAACCGAGCAGTTTCGCGATTTAATGATTTTAGCCAATCAAGTAAAGCCAAGGCAGTAGTTGATTAAATTATTATCCACTTAATTGTGTGACCTCGCCATGTTATGCATGAAAGAAAAAGGCAGAACGCGGCGAGGCTTTTTTATATCCTTGCCGGTTTAGAGAAACTATACAGCTAAATAAACAAAAACTGCCAAAACAATTAAGTTTTGGCAGTTTTTTATTAACTCAAATCACCGGTTTGCACTAAAATTAACTATTTATTAGGTAAGTAAACAGCTAATTAAAAATTAACAAACAGAATAATTAAATTATTTGTTAGATGGTTGCGCACCAGTACGGCCTTTAATGTCAGATGGCTTGGTAGCAACTTTTGAAGGTGCGTTAGCGGTACCTGAAGTTGATTTGTTTTCTTCTACTTTACCAGTGCGGCCTTTTATTTCATCCTTTTTGGGTTGCTCTGCTGGTTTTTGTGCTGGTTTGGCAGGTTCTTTTTTTCCTGTATTTTTAGGAGGTGTAGGAGTAGCAGCAGCACCTTTTTTGCCGGCAGCGGCGGCCATAATTGAATCGGCTTTGGCAGCAGCGGCGGCCATAATTGTTTGGTCGCAATTAGCTAAAATGCCTTTTTTAACCTTTTCTACTTCAACTTTGGCCAACGAGTCTATTGTAGCCATTTGTTTGGCCTCTGCTTCTTTGTTTTTGCCGGGGTTATCGCAGCTAAAAAGCGCAACAACGGCCAACAACATTAAAGGAATTAAACGAAGATGTTTCATATTTTGTTTTACTTTTTTTAAGTTGATTTGATGGAAGATAAATAATAATTTGGAATTTGAAATTTTCCGCTTGGGTTAATTTATGCTTAAAAATTGTTTGTTTTATGTATTTTTAAGGTTTATTTTTTTCCAGCGGCGGGTGGTGGGGTAGCGGCAGCGGCTTGTGCTTTTTTAGCATTTACCATTGAGTCGGCTTTTGCCTGAACTTCGGTTTGCATCCGGGTTTGGCATTTTTGTTCGGCTTCGGCTTTAAACGCGGTAGTTTGAGCGGCCACAATCGAATCAACTTTTTGTTTTTGTTTGGCTGGGTCCATAGCCACATTGCCGGGTTTGCCACATGATGCTAAAATTGCAACAAGGCAAAACAAAGCGGCTAAGCTTAAACGAAGATTTTTCATAAGTGTTTCGTTTGATATTAAATTTGTTTTGAGAATTGTTTATTTATAAATTAATTAAGTTTTGGCTTTACAAAATAAGTTTGAACAAAACCAACTGCAAAGTTACGTCAATAAGTGCTAAACTTAGATGTATAAAATGGATTTTTTTTTTATTTTACGTGTAAAGATGTTTTTTTTCTGTCTTTAGGTGCTTTTTACCTCTAATTTCTTTAATTTTATGCTTAATCTTGCTCTTTTTACTAAAAAATGAACAGTGCCATTTAATTTTAGGTGTTATAATTTTATATTGTAAAACTAAATTAGCTAAAATCCAAAACATTTCATTAATATTATCTATCGTGATAATTTAGTTTAAAAGCTCAAAGAATACATTATGCATAAATATATTGATGTAATAGTACAAGCATATTCCGGATATGCAAATTATTTATGGCATGAGATTCTGCATCCTCACCCAAAAAATTATTTTTATTGGTTAATCGGCGTTTCGTTGTTCTTTTGCCCTTGAACTATTAAAACCTGCAGGCCTAACCAAGCAAAATTCCGGAAAGATTTTTGGTTGGATGTATTTTTATATGTTTTTTAATTTTTTTCATTTTTTCGTTAATCATATATAACGCACTCTCGAGCGTGTTTGTAACTGCCTTTAACGATTTTTTGGCAATTTTTAGTATTAAAAATTTAGTGGCTATTAATGTGGCCAGTTGGCCTTGGGCAGCGCAATTAGCATTATTATTCGTAGTGCGCGATTTTGTACAATGGAATATTCATAGGCTACTGCATAGGGTTAACAAACTTTGGGAGTTTCATAAAGTACACCACTCGGTTAAAGAAATGGGCTTTGCCGCCCACCTGCGGTACCATTTTATGGAGAACATAGTGTATCGAACCATTGAGTATATTCCCTTAGCTATGATAGGTTTTGGCGTTACCGACTTTTTTATTGTCCATATTTTTACGCTTGCCTGGGGGCATTACAACCACTCAAACATTTCGATACCCATTGGCCCGCTCAAATACCTGTTTAACAACCCCGAAATGCACATTTGGCACCATGCAAAGTTTTTACCGCCAACTCACCCTTTTGGTGTAAATTTTGGCTTAACCCTAAGTGTTTGGGATTACCTTTTTAAAACCAATTATATTCCGTATGATGGCCGCGAAATTCCGTTAGGCTTTCCGGATGACGAAGATTTTCCGGATGATTTTTTACATCAAAATTTGCACGGCTTAAACTTGCACGCAAAAAATCAAGATAAATAAGTTTCAGCTTACATTAACCGCATAAATCAACAATATAACTAATAATCACTAACAACAAACCACTTCAATAGCGCATGGCCAACAATATTATATTAGCGCCAATATTATTAGCTCAGTTTGTACCTTGGGGTGTTGAGCATTTTTTAACAGTTCTAATTTGGGCTTTAATTGGATTTGTGCTTATTTATTGGGCGCAAAAATTGCCTAAACGACAACAGCATATAATAGCTATTTTATTGAGTTTGCTGCCAGCAGGTACCATGTTGTTGCATGTAGCTGGCAAAATTATGAGCCAAACCTTCGAATTGAAAATTGATTTGCCCCTGCCAATTTGCCATTTTTGCTCGTTGGCCACGCCAATATTGATGGTTAGCAGGCGATTTGCCTTGTTTGAAGTGTTTTACTTTTGGATTATGGTCGGTACGGTACAAGCTATTTTAACCCCCGATTTGTACGATGGTTTTCCGCACTCTAACTACTGGAAATACTGGGTGGCGCATTGTGGACTGGTAATTTGCATTTTGTATTTGGTATTTGTTTATTATATGCGGCCTACACACAAAAGCCTTTGGAAAACATTTTGGATTACACAAATTGTAGTTCCGGTGAGTCTTTTAGCCAATTATTTAACCGGCGGAAACTATAACTATTTATCGCATAAGCCGCCCCAAGGCTCGCTGCTCGATTTTATGGGGCCTTGGCCTTGGTATATTTTAGCCTCGGAGGCGTTAGCTTTGCTTTTATTTTATTTGGCTTATTTACCTTTTGCCTTTAAAACGCACAAACAATCTTAAATTTACAACCAAACAAAACTATCTATAAACAAATACTGAAATGCTTAAAATTGCCTTAATAGGATACGGAAAAATGGGTAAAACTATTGCGCAATTAGCCGCCGAGCAAGGCTGCGAGGTGGTGCTTCAACTCAATAGTGCTACTATGGCTACTATTAGTAACGCCGACCTGCGGCAAGCCCAGGTTGCTATTGAATTTACCCGCCCCGATGCTGCCACTACTAATATTTTGCGTTGCTTTGAGGCGAATTTACCCGTTGTTTGCGGCACTACCGGATGGCACAATGCACTGCCACAAATTGTACAAACCTGCCAAAAACTAAACGGCGCTTTGTTGTATGCAACAAATTTTAGTTTGGGTGTAAACATATTTTTCGCCATCAATAGGCAATTAGCACAACTATTAAATGGAAAAAATTACACCCCTCAAATTACCGAAATTCACCACACCGAAAAATTAGATGCCCCCAGTGGCACCGCTATTACTTTGGCCAATGATATTATAGCAAATAATCCGAATTTATTAGAATGGGTAAACCACGCCGCAACAACTGAAAACCAATTAGCTATTTTGTCTGAGAGGGTTGCCGATGTAAAAGGTACACATATTATAAACTGGCAATCGGCGGTTGACACCCTTAGCATAGCCCATTACGCCCACAACCGAAATGGTTTTGCCCTTGGGGCATTGGTGGCAGCTAAATGGTTGGCAGGTAAGCAGGGTATATTTACTATGAACGATGTTTTAGGCATTCATTAAGAAAATCAAGTTTTAAAAATAATGCATTAATTTAGAAAAAATTAAATCTAACAACTCAATAAAAATAAGAATAATAATAACCCACTCTAACTGGGTGCTTTCGCGGTGTAAATACAGTTCTTTAAAAACAAGTAAATTATCTTCAACCATCCGGAGGGTGTATTCAATACTTCTGAATCGGGTTTGTAAATCAAATGTTTTTACCATCCCCCTGTTTATTTTATCTAAATATTCATCGTCCCAGGCAATATCCGGACTGTCGAAGATATACAAATTTTCAACAATTCTATTTTTAGTATTTAGGGTGCGGCCAATAAATTTTAGCATATTAGTCCGGTTAATATTTAGTTTGCCTTTTACCTCAAGTTGGGTACTAAACTGTTGAACTTCGGCCAATAAATTTTCGCATATTTCTACATATCTGTCTAATGCTACCGACTGCGCTAAGTTAAAAAGCACAATATGCACTACGTTTTCGTTTAGGGTTGGCAGTGTTAGGTCGTTAAAAGTAAATTTAAAATTAGGGTCGGCGGGGTTTACATGTATTATAAAATCGTCCCGCATTTTTTCGGGGTGCAAATTTTTGCAGTATGGTGTAAGCAATTGTAAAAATTTGCTCATGTCAACATCCGAAAGGTTGGCAAAGGCTACCACGCCATATTGCGACAAATAAATATATTGCCCATCGTTGCCATCAATAATCCGGTAAAACAGCTCTGAACTCGACTCGGCTATAAGCAGTCCGGTAAAATTGTCTTTAAAGCGTTTTAGATCTATTTCGTAGGCAATATTTAAAGCAATTATTGGCAGCATATACTTTGCTTTTTCAGATTCAAATAAAATTGTAAATCCGGATAAAAAAGATAAAACTTAGGTGATTATTTAGCCTATTTTCCTTGCAAAGATACTGCAAAATTGCCAAGTCTTTATTTCGAGTGCAGTTTATACTTGGTTTATGCGCGTAAATAGCCCAGTTATTGGGCGTGCTTAATTGAGAGTTAAAACAATAGCCTTCGGTGGTAAAACCCTGTAAATCGTCAATTTGATTGATATTATTTTTAACCATATAGTTTACAAATAAACCTCGCGCTCTTTTGGCAAAAAAACTTATCATTTTTAGCTGGTCGTTTTTATACTCTTTAAATTGAATAGTAAGCACTTGCGCCTTTAATTGCTTGGCAACGATGGCAGCGAAATACTCGTTCGAGGCTAAATTGAGCACCATTTTAGCAGATTTTAAAGAGCCATCATCCGGATACTGCTGACAATTACGTAAAATTTCATTGTTTAGGGCCTGCGTTATTGTTTTACCCCAATATTGGTACAGGTTTTTGCACGAAGCTGATACCACAAAAGCAGTACCCATTTCTAAGCGATAAGGCTGTATGAGGTCTAAAGGGCGTAGCATGCCGTAAAGCCCCGATAAAATCCGGACATGTTGTTGGGCATACAAAAAATTGTCTTCGGTAAAATTGGCTGCTTGTAAACCTAAATATACATCGCCTTTAAAAGCCAATATTGCTTGCCGGGCGTTTTGTGGTGTAAACGGCAAATGCCAGTTAAGGTAACGTTGCATGTTTAGCTCGGCCAATTGCGGGCTTATGCTCATTAAACTTTGCAAGTGCTGCGGTTTTAATTTGCGGAGTTTTTTTATAAGTTGTTCACTTTTATTTAAAAACTGGGGCTGTGTATGGGTAGTTATACTTACGGGCGTGGTAAAATCGAGGGTTTTTGCAGGCGACAACAAGGCAATCATATAAAAAACAAATAAATTAACAATAAATTTGGCCAAACAAGTTATATCGGAAATGTGTAAAGAGGCAAGTTAGCTGCGAAATGTGCAAAGAGGCAAGTTAGCTGCGAAATGTGCAAATATACTCAATAAAAAAAACGTGTAAATATAAAATATCCGGATTATTTTTGTTTGAAATATAAAAGAAACTACACGCCGTGTCTATAAAAGTATCAATTTCTGCCAAAGTAGAGACTCCTTTATCAATATTTGTTACCGGAGGTACGGGCTATATTGGCTCGCGATTAATTAAACTCTTATTGGCAAAAGGGCATAAGGCAACTGCCTTAGTTCGCTCGGGCAGCGAGGCAAAAATACCACCGGGGTGCGATGTTGTTTTAGGCAATGCTTTAGATGCCAGCACCTACAAACATTTGCTAACGCATCAAACTGTTTTTGTGCATTTAATTGGTGTTTCCAAACCAAATCCAAGTAAAACCAAAGCGTTTAACGATATTGATTTGGCAAGTGTTAAAGCGGCAGTAAAGGCAGCAGAGCCAAATTTAATTCAACATTTTGTGTATTTAAGTGTGGCGCAAACCCCATCAAAAATTATGCAATTTTATCAAAATATTCGAGCGCATTGCGAGCAACTGATACTTGCAAAGCACTATACATCTGTAAGCATTTTGCGTCCTTGGTATGTAATAGGACCAGGCCATTACTGGCCTTTGTTATTTTTACCGTTATATTGGCTGCTTAAAAAATTGCCTTCTACCCGTCAAAAAGCGGAAAACCTCGATTTAGTTTGGCTAAATAATATTTTAGCAAATTTGGTTTATGCCATCGAAAACCCCAATAAGAGCCAAGAGATTACTTATTACGAAATTGCCAATATTAAGCAGTTTAGTTTAGAGTAACGGCAGCCCGTCTAAAAACTCTTAGTTTTCAACAAATTTATTGAGAGCTTGTTTTTTGTATTTAATAAATCCGGATGAAATATGTTTTGAGGCGGGCTGCCTTAATTTTATCCGGAAGTAATAGGCTCAAACCAAAGCTTTCAAAATTCAAAATTGAAACTTGCCCAGAACGCGGCAAAGGCAGCTACGGCGGGCGGTTTAGCCAAAAAATCACCTAAATAAAATTTGAGTTGTGCAACGGTTAGCCTTGTTACCACCAGTGGTTCTGTACGTCTGTCTTTGTAAACCATTGTCAGTATTGAGTTTCTGTGTCATTGAGTGTCTGCTGTGCGTTGTGTATTTTTTATTTTCAGAAGGGCAGGAGATTTTTTTTAATTACTCACTTTTTATTTGCTTTCTGTTGGTGTTCGTGAACCGTAAACGGTTTCAATTTTGTCAGACTTGGAAAGGTTGTATCGTCCTGTCATGGGTTTATCGGTGGTTGTTTGCCTTGTGACCAAAGCGTATCAAAAATAA
This genomic window contains:
- a CDS encoding TIGR02206 family membrane protein; amino-acid sequence: MANNIILAPILLAQFVPWGVEHFLTVLIWALIGFVLIYWAQKLPKRQQHIIAILLSLLPAGTMLLHVAGKIMSQTFELKIDLPLPICHFCSLATPILMVSRRFALFEVFYFWIMVGTVQAILTPDLYDGFPHSNYWKYWVAHCGLVICILYLVFVYYMRPTHKSLWKTFWITQIVVPVSLLANYLTGGNYNYLSHKPPQGSLLDFMGPWPWYILASEALALLLFYLAYLPFAFKTHKQS
- a CDS encoding RMD1 family protein, which translates into the protein MLPIIALNIAYEIDLKRFKDNFTGLLIAESSSELFYRIIDGNDGQYIYLSQYGVVAFANLSDVDMSKFLQLLTPYCKNLHPEKMRDDFIIHVNPADPNFKFTFNDLTLPTLNENVVHIVLFNLAQSVALDRYVEICENLLAEVQQFSTQLEVKGKLNINRTNMLKFIGRTLNTKNRIVENLYIFDSPDIAWDDEYLDKINRGMVKTFDLQTRFRSIEYTLRMVEDNLLVFKELYLHRESTQLEWVIIILIFIELLDLIFSKLMHYF
- a CDS encoding SPFH domain-containing protein, whose translation is MDLYFLPFISFIALILLFGSFFVVRQQSTGIIERFGKFMRTASPGLNLKLPIIDKVVHKINMRVQQLDVVVETKTLDDVFVDVKVSVQYQVMPDKVFEAYYKLSNIHDQISAYVFDVVRARVPQLKLDDVFSKKEDIAVAVKHELHDTMDDFGYDILKALVTDIDPDEMVKHAMNEINASTRLRMAAAEKGEADRILKVKAAEADAQSKALEGKGIADQRRAIVEGLHSSVTEFQRSLEGATAQDVMTIVLLSQYFDTMKEIAARANSNTIMMPNNPSGLSSLTEQFRDLMILANQVKPRQ
- the yaaA gene encoding peroxide stress protein YaaA is translated as MIALLSPAKTLDFTTPVSITTHTQPQFLNKSEQLIKKLRKLKPQHLQSLMSISPQLAELNMQRYLNWHLPFTPQNARQAILAFKGDVYLGLQAANFTEDNFLYAQQHVRILSGLYGMLRPLDLIQPYRLEMGTAFVVSASCKNLYQYWGKTITQALNNEILRNCQQYPDDGSLKSAKMVLNLASNEYFAAIVAKQLKAQVLTIQFKEYKNDQLKMISFFAKRARGLFVNYMVKNNINQIDDLQGFTTEGYCFNSQLSTPNNWAIYAHKPSINCTRNKDLAILQYLCKENRLNNHLSFIFFIRIYNFI
- a CDS encoding T9SS type A sorting domain-containing protein, producing the protein MQSLKPCIGLTYYRLTEIDANNQKTIQGVISVMRSKAQQNSLAISQVSTDANQQNLTLYLQKPNANTLANIQILSTQGQIVQTGQTHHAVWQTDIAHLPSGLYLLIAEVNGEVVTKKIVINR
- a CDS encoding SDR family oxidoreductase; translated protein: MSAKVETPLSIFVTGGTGYIGSRLIKLLLAKGHKATALVRSGSEAKIPPGCDVVLGNALDASTYKHLLTHQTVFVHLIGVSKPNPSKTKAFNDIDLASVKAAVKAAEPNLIQHFVYLSVAQTPSKIMQFYQNIRAHCEQLILAKHYTSVSILRPWYVIGPGHYWPLLFLPLYWLLKKLPSTRQKAENLDLVWLNNILANLVYAIENPNKSQEITYYEIANIKQFSLE
- the dapB gene encoding 4-hydroxy-tetrahydrodipicolinate reductase, with amino-acid sequence MLKIALIGYGKMGKTIAQLAAEQGCEVVLQLNSATMATISNADLRQAQVAIEFTRPDAATTNILRCFEANLPVVCGTTGWHNALPQIVQTCQKLNGALLYATNFSLGVNIFFAINRQLAQLLNGKNYTPQITEIHHTEKLDAPSGTAITLANDIIANNPNLLEWVNHAATTENQLAILSERVADVKGTHIINWQSAVDTLSIAHYAHNRNGFALGALVAAKWLAGKQGIFTMNDVLGIH